AGAGAATGgcgaatcaatttttttataaatttaattaaaatataacaatgaaaagaatatattgtgtttttaatttaatattgacattgtattatttattattttgtcatgttttaaactaaaaaagaaaaagaacactAATTGATtggtcaaaatttttaattatttcactaatttaattatgaagCAAATGAGGGTTTGAAGCCCCATGGTGGTATGACAATTCCAGAGTGCAAGTAGGGCTTTTCACCTGGAAGTGGACCACCCTTCCCATATGCAATATTCGAATTGGGCcccaaaattaaaaagtccAGCCAAGCTCATGAAATCCACtactttcttttttgtatttcaGAAACGCGTTATCCAACGCAACGCGTCAATCTCATCTATCTGTCATCTGATCATCCAATTATTCTAATCTCTAAAGTCAAATCAAGTGGTAGTGATAGTCTTTTTAGGGCTTTTTTTGTCCTTTCCACATATTTCTCTGTCTTCACTTCTTCATTTTTGTACCatgatttgaaaaatattagaataataacgatggtgatttttattttcttgaattatatttatttgattaaaatagtacaaattaaaactcaaaaaaaaatattaacatttaaaataaaaaaaagtgctTTTTTAATCATGTGAGCCAGTCACCcaataaaacacaatttactCTTTCATACCTACTTACTGCTTACAGCTACTACTTTTTCCTTTCCAATCTTACAGACAGCTACTAATTGAAGGTTGAATAATGCAACGAAcgaacataaataataattaaatcgaTTAATCAATTTCAGACAAAATATTAAACTGAAACTAGAAACTAGAAAGAGCGGttcaccttcttcttcttcttcttcaacctaAAACCTACTTTCTTTCctcatctctctctctctagcCATACTCTCCATtttcctcttctcttctcttctcatGTTGTAGGCTTCCATAAGaaggtaaattttatttcaaagcccctcttttgtttttgtttttctctttattgTTCTTCAGCTAGCTTTGAATCTCCCAAATCTTTGGTCTTTTCTAGCTAAGAAATCCTGGGTTTCctttggttttttttcatttgttcttAAATATcgaatctttttttctttccctggATCTCGTACTGAGTCCATGAAGAACTCAGTTGCTACACAATCCTTTCCCAAGCTTGTTTCCCTTTTCGCCTCCTTGTTGCTTCTCTTTCACCTCGTTTTAGCTGCTGACTATGTCCCAACCGAAAAAATTCTCTTAAATTGCGGTGAAAAATCCGACCTATCCGATAACGATAATCGGAAATGGACACCGGATGTCGGGTCCAAGTTCCTCACCGGAACTGAAAAATCCGTCACCTCCCCAGCCTCCTCGCAAGATCCGGCAGTACCCGAAGTTCCATACATGACGGCCCGTGTTTTTCACTCCAACTTCACCTACAGTTTCCCGGTTGTATCCGGCCGGAAGTTTGTCCGGTTGTATTTCTACGCTAATTCCTACGACGGTCAAAACGCAACCAACGCTCTGTTCTCGGTCACTTCCGGTTCCTACACTCTCCTCAAGAATTTCAGTGCTGCTCAAACGAGTGAAGCTTTGAACTATGCCTTCGTTATCAAGGAATACTCCATTAATGTCGACGGTGACCATTTGAACTTAACGTTTAGTCCCTCTTCCACCCCATCAAACGCCTACGCCTTTGTGAATGGGATTGAAGTACTGTCGATGCCTGATCTATACAGTAACTCCGATGGTGTACCAATTGTGGGTCAACAAGTTCCGTTGACCATTGATAACGCCACAGCCCTCGAGAATGTTTATAGGCTAAACGTCGGTGGAAGCGATATCTCCCCTTCCGGTGATACGGGTCTTTTCCGGTCTTGGTACGATGATCAGCCATACCTTTTTGGGGCAGCCTTTGGTGTTTCAGCAGCTGCTGATCCAAATGTCACCATTGATTATGGGACCATGGCTACATATACTGCTCCTGTAAATGTTTACACCTCGGCTAGATCGATGGGACCGAATGCTCCAATAAACGATAACTATAATTTAACCTGGTTATTCAGTATTGATTCTGGGTTTTCTTACTTGGTGAGGTTACATTTTTGTGAGTTCACTGATAATATCACTAAGATTAATCAGAGAGTGTTTAATATTTTCATCAACAATCAAACTGCTGAGTTAGGGTTTGATGTGATTGCCGCGGCGGAACAAGTTGATGTTCCCGTGTATAGGGATTACGTTGTGGTGGTTCCAGGAAGCAATTCTCAGCAGGATCTTTGGCTTGCATTGCATCCAAACGAGACTGATAAGCCTCAATATTATGATGCAATCTTGAATGGTGTGGAGATATTCAAGATCAATGATTTGAACAACAACCTTGCAGGGCCTAATCCGATCCCTGGTCCGAAACAGGATATAGTGGACCCGTCATTGGCTTTGCCGTCACATTCAGGTCGTACAAAGAACCAGACAGCTATCATCGCTGGGGGAGTCAGTGGTGGGGTCATCCTATTGCTTGTAATCGGTTTCTGTGTTGTTGGTGCTGCACGTCGTCGAAGACGGGGGAAGGATTCAAGCACAAGTGATGGCCCTTCGGGATGGCTTCCTCTTTCATTGTATGGGAATTCACACTCTGCAGGTTCAGCAAAGACAAATACCACGGGGAGCTATGCGTCTTCCTTGCCTTCGAACCTTTGTCGGCACTTCTCGTTTGCTGAGATCAAGGCTGCCACGAAGAACTTCGATGAGGCTTTAGTCCTTGGGGTGGGAGGCTTTGGTAAAGTTTACAAAGGTGAAATTGATGGTGGGACTACTAAAGTTGCGATCAAGCGGGGCAACCCGTTATCTGAGCAAGGTGTGCATGAGTTCCAGACTGAAATCGAAATGCTTTCCAAGCTCCGACACCGCCACCTTGTTTCGTTGATCGGTTACTGTGAAGAGAACTGTGAAATGATCCTAGTTTACGACTATATGGCTTACGGAACTCTGCGTGAACATCTATACAAAACACAAAAGCCTCCTCTTCCATGGAAGCAAAGGCTTGAAATATGCATTGGGGCGGCTCGTGGTTTGCACTATCTCCACACCGGTGCCAAACACACTATTATTCACCGAGATGTGAAGACAACAAATATTCTGTTAGATGAGAAGTGGGTAGCAAAAGTTTCTGATTTCGGGTTATCAAAAACTGGCCCTACATTGGATCATACTCACGTGAGCACCGTCGTGAAGGGTAGTTTTGGTTATTTGGATCCCGAGTATTTCAGGCGGCAACAGCTAACCGATAAGTCCGATGTTTACTCATTCGGAGTCGTCTTGTTCGAGATCCTTTGTGCTCGTCCAGCATTGAATCCTACATTGCCAAAGGAGCAAGTGAGCCTTGCAGAGTGGGCTGCACATTGTCACAAGAAAGGCATCCTTGATCAGATCATGGATCCTTATCTCAAAGGAAAGATAGCACCAGAATGCTTCAAAAAGTTTGCTGAGACCGCAATGAAGTGCGTGGCCGACCAGGGTATCGAGAGGCCATCGATGGGCGATGTGCTGTGGAACTTGGAATTCGCTTTACAGCTACAAGAGAGTGCAGAAGAGAGTGGCAAGGGAATCGATGCAATAGATATCGAGGAAGGAACCTATGACATAACCTGTAAAGGCAAGAAAGATGTATCCCCTGGTTTTGATGGTACTGTAACAGATTCAAGGAGTAGTGGGATGAGTACAAGTATGAGCATGAGCATCGGTGGTCGCAGCCTCGCTAGTGAAGACTCCGATGGGTTAACACCCAGTGCTGTTTTCTCACAGATAATGAACCCTAAGGGGCGTTAAAGCGACGCAAATGGCCAGAACTGAGTAGCCAACAGATCAAAACCAGTAAGCCAATAACGCTTGCTGTTATTATTTTGTGACAtcattgaaatcaaaatttgtttcactttgtttgttttcatttttcatttatctAATATAGCGTACATTTATTACCCCTTTTCACTGGATATGTTTTGTAATATGTGATTGTGTATCATTGTCTTCATTAAACATATACATAAAACAAAGTTTCCCTTAAACTCCATTGCTCCCCTGTTTTATTGATTCTTGAAAAAGAGAGCCTAAAGGGTCAGCCAAGATTATATGACCCCATGTGAGTAGGGTTATTGTTGTTGAAGTTTCATTGGAATAGGCACAGTCCATGACATGACGATGACAAAATTGATTTAttagttgaaatattttaaatgggaaAGAATATTAGGATATGTATCGGCTAGCTAGCTGGCAGAACGTGGGATGTTGATAGAAAGCGTGAAAGAGCTGTATGTGTGTTGTATATATATGACTTTTGTTCTGTATAATCGGCCATTTCtaacttatataattttatataaaaaacgcAAAGATTAAGGTTGAAAGTGATATTTCCTTCAAATcaataaatgtgaatttaaagaatagggtttggaattttatgatgtttTAGTTAGGGTCCACACGGATCCGGTGAAGGAGGGTCAGGGTGGTTAAATGGGTGATGGGTGCGTTTCCTAATTGCTGCACTAAACGCGCTAAAAAGCTATAGGAAGAGGAAAAGGGTGACAGCTGAACCAAATAAATGGCCTCTGTTATATTGCACCCAACTTGGGActttcttctttattattttattttaatataatataatcttCTTTTTCATAAAACTAGAAACTGTCTGCACTGCTACtataatatattatcattttagtacTTTTTTTATGCCAGCCCAAAATTTCAAGTAAcagttttaaatttaacttgcgatttcaattatgattattattattttagcacAACCTTATCCAACCATCTTACTACATCGGTTCATGGGGTTAGCTTATTCGTCTAAGTTTGAAAGTTTACCTAAAATTTAGaagatttaagtaaaaatattagatttaaaaatgaaattggataaaaatttgacccatttaaaatatgagttaaaCTCGGATTTGAATATTTAAGGTCTGAGCCCAACCTTGTTTGgctactttttaatttataatattttataatatataaaaataattttatgattatattatatactactatagtgtaaacattaaaaattttaatatgactatataaaaaatttaataaataaatatatatttaaaattattaaatattaaattaaaattttacaaatattttttaaaaatttgaggtaaaattttagacccatattttgaactaaattaaacTTCGGCGAATATCATGCCTAAGTTCAATCAACTCATGAACATCTCTATTGTTTAGTGGTCTTAATAAGTGATGACATCTgcatattgaatcaaaatttatccgtaattttgtgatttattgaaaataaaaaagcatgAAAACAACTTTTGGATTTTGGATGAATGTCATGCAACCATAAGGAGAGTTACATCAACCATTAATTCATTCTTACAAGGACAAGAAAAGGCATTGCAAAAGAAAGGGAGAAAAAAAACAccttatacatatacaaatatcaGATATatcatatatgcatgtatacataAACAAGCAGCTTAAGCTCACAacatcaaaaattaaaagaagaaaatcttCACTGATTACATTATGAAACAGCAACCACCACAATTTCACTTCACAGAATCTAAAACGGCAGTAATCTTCTTCTGCAACTCCGGCTTGTTTGCTCCAACAAGCTTGTCGATTTGCTGCCCGTCTTTAAGAAAGAAGAACGTTGGGGTCGCTTGTATATCCCACGAGCTGCTGAATTCCTGCATCACACAtccatttctattttcatttcacCGCTCTGTTCATAGGGAGACCCATTGATTTGATGTTCTCCGTCGTATAAACCCTAATTCACTTTTGAGTGTATGACCACCATTCATATATGCCTAGATTCTTTTTCTATATGTTCACTTGTCGCAcgaaataaattaaacaataatacaCAAATGTATATAAATGTTACACTATACGTATCTGTACTTACAGTTAGTTCATCGACATCTACCAACAAGAACATCAGAGAAGGATGCTTCTCTGAGAGCTCGCAATAAAATGGTGCGAGCATTCTACAAGGTCCACACCATGCTGCACTGAAGTTTGCAATTACCTAATAAATCATGGGATTCAGATGTAAGATAAATCAAAGGCAATCGTAAAGACATGACAGATTTTCGAGTAAACACATATTGCATATTACAAGGATGAATGAACCATCCGTAAAGACTAAATTATTGTTGATAAGTTCTCTAGGGGAGACTTTCATGGCCGCACAACCATAGATGTAGATACTcacatatagaatttttcatGTGTAAGAGCACAATAGAAAGTGAAAAGAAACTCACAATCTTGCCATCTCTCTTTGCTTCAGACAACTTTTGATCCCAATCCTCTTTGGAAGTAACAGGTTGCACGTTTCCACCAACAAACTCAACATGCTGGTCGGAATCAGCTCGGTTCCCCTACAAGTATCACAGGCATCATAAATTCTACTCCTACAAACTTTAACAAGGCAGAAATGAAAAAACCCATGAAAGATTGTGCAATAAATGTCGAAACAGAAAAGGTAAGTAGAGACTAAACCATGATCTTTGTTATTTAAGATATCATGTCGGTAACAAAACCGCTACCATTTGACTCATCATACCATATTCCCCATGGCAAGATAGTAgcatttaaaaagtaaaagatataTAGTGCACCAAGAACGAAGTTAGAAAGCCAGTTCCTTAAAAAGTACAagatatattcatatattaaacaactgaaaaaaaaaacaatatcaaaaaaatcaatttatggTCCATTATTATCATGAAGAGGTTGCAACAAACACCATAACATAAGAAGGAACAAAATCCCCTTGCTACATGAAAACGTGTACTCTTCACTGAGCCTTTACCTCAAAACCAACTCACACATCCAATAATGGAAGTAAAATATCAGCaaacttcaattttaaaatctttcagATTTTCGTAGTTTCTTTAATTAAAGAGCCATTAGCTTATGGCCAGCAAAATTATCTGATTAGATATGTTACAACATTCATAACTCAAATGATTAAAGAATATATACCCTGTCCTTGTGGTAGTTCAAGTactaaagagaaaatattaaaaacaataaagctAAGAAAAGgaacaataacaaaaaaatcacCGTTCAAAGCAAAGGGCAGAAAAAGATTGCACCCGTAGAGGtcattctttaatcaaaattatccatACAAAGCCACTAACCAATACAAGTAGGAGGCTTAAATGCTTACCTTAGAAAACCTAGCAAACTTAGTACTACATCCTAATATAGCAAACTTAGCGAAGGTGGTGAGCCGGTTGATTACCGACCCTATgaacatgtttaaaattaacCACCTAAAAGCTAGCACATGGGGACTTAAATGCTTACCTTAGAGAAGCATAGTCCCATATTTTCTAAACTGCCAAAAATGCCTGTTGCCGCAATGAACCAGCACCCTGAAAACGGGAGAATATCAAAAGTCCAGAAATTATAAACTAAGTCCATGGCAGAAAAAAAGCAACTTAACTATCAATTCATTTACAGTAACCCTCGTAACAAAAAGTCATCACCACCAATAATTAATCGTAATATGATAGGAAATGCTGGGGATATCAATATTAACAACTCATTAGCATTTACAGTTTATCAGCTTTCAAGAACAAGAAACAACTTAAAGTTCATCTCTAGATTTAGAAAGTTAATAATAGTCTCCAAGCTCAGAAAATTGATGAATACCCAAAAATCAACACATGCTGCTTTTTTCTCTATGAAATCATTGTcataaagcaaaaacaaaatctccataaatgaaattcaattgAGCAAATAGTCAACGATTCCAATATAGCTCTGACATGGCAGATATTTTTGGAACTTAACTCCTGAAAATCCTTAAGCTTTAATTCTTTAAACCAAAAACCAAttcttttttccatttcaaCCATGAAGTCAATGAAAACAAATTGGGAGAAAAAGCATATTAAggaagaacaaaaaaataagcaGTTAGTTTAACTtacgataaaaaataaaaaaaactgaagCGCTTGATCCTAATTGCAAGCAGAAAGATCAAAGATttgggttaaaatttttttttcaacaattttctaGAAATTTGTGAAATAAGATAAGAATATAAGCAAAATTTAAACCCCAAACTATCAAAAAGGGGAGGTCGGACTGGGAGGTGGGAACACAGATAGGGTCGTGTCCAAATTACTTATATGCCCCCaccaaactttatttttttataaatattctgCTTTGTagggtaaaaatatcataatagtCCCTGTACTATACCCGAATTGCATTTTAGCCATTTTACTTGAAAAATCAGCAAATCAACCTGTTAGTTATGAAAATTGGGGGGGGGGGTAATTTGGTTAGTGttttgaaggaatttttttttatttgaagatttatttttctgttaattaaaaataataataagtaattaaaaattcatctcatctttaatttttcatttcatttaatctACATCagtatttaaaatgttaaatcaCCAACTTATCAGCAATAAGTAACGGGAGGAAATATCTTGCTTAGTTTTCAATTAGAGGGACTAAAATACAATCTGAGATACTATGGTATTTTTACCTGTAGCTGATTCTTTCCGTATTGTTGTTATAATCCTTCTCATGTCTCATTTTTCATGTTCTGTGACacgtttttttctttcttctcaatTACCAGTCAAAAAGGATGTCCAAGAGATCGCTAGAGAGGTCAAAGGTTATATTAATCCAGAATCGACTAATTTGATAGTTGAATCAATCAAAAACCTTAAAGGAAACCCAACAGAAACAgattctttgttttaattaattttaaatttagtattgaaaatttgaacattttcattttattttgattcgttttcattctttaatttttcataacataatttttttttaatttataatttttttcttaaccatccttaaaatttgttttcaaatattttaaaaatattgaaccGCTTAATTCAACGGTTGACTCAAAATCCACCGGTTCGGTTTTTCAAGCATGTCGTTGTCCCTTGTATATTtgtccattttctttttctaatcaAGTCTAATATTATCCATAAAGACTCCACTCAAGCCCACATACtcctaattttaaaatcaattcgAGACGAAATGCTTTCATAAAAGAAGCAAAGGAACGGTGGCATATATCTCTTATAACAATAGTCAGACCATTCAGTACGCACTTTAGGAGTAGAGTGGACCGAAGACAATATTTCAACACTGATCCAAAGTATGAAAACACAATGACAAGTTCCCTTTAAGAAAACATGCCTGCTAAAGGTAAAACATTTGACGACATACAAAACCCATAGGTATATTACACACTAACcaccaccatcatcatcatcaacccATTGCATACTTCTGGGTCCAGCTGCGTGCAGTAGCTTCGTACTTGGCCCGATCAGTCTTGTACATGTGAGCAATCTCTGGAACAAGCGGATCATCAGGGTTTGGATCCGTCAACAACGAGCAAATAGAAAGCAGAACCTGATCACCACTCAAGTTAGTTTTTCCACAATGCATACCTATTTTGAGTCGAAATCTgttgatttttgtttaaatagaCTTAAAATTCCAATAAGCAGCAACAGAAACGAATAGTAGTACTAACAGAATTGTTTGTCATTGAAAGTGGTATAAGCCTCATTTTACGCATTGAAGAACAAAACTGTTTAACAGTGCCATTTAAGAAAATGCTGTGGCCATGCATGGAAGAAAAGCAAGCCATAGCCAGCCAAAACAGAGATTTAGGACACTATAATGTAATAGAATTACCATAATATTAACTGGGTTATGGTCAAACCTTGGAAATGGTAAGTGCAGGGCTCCACTGTTCTTTTAGGATATCAAGACAAATGCTCCCATTGCTGTTGATGTTTGGATGGAAGACCTTGGTCCTAAATGCAACCTAAACAACAAAATCAGCATTATCCATTAAAAGAGTATATCATAACTAAAAACAGCCTTTTTCACACATATCACAAAGGGGTGCAATATATTACCTTAGGAGGCTTGAATGGATAATCCGgaggaaaatgaatattaaccAAAAACACACCTCCTGCAAAAGGGCTATCGGAGGGGCCCATAATTGTTGCTTGCCAATGAAACATGTCTTCTGCTACAGGACCTATTACAAAACAATGCAAAGCACTAAAAGGTTACCACTAAATGACATTCACTGATGCACATGACCATTAACATTTATCCTTCCATTAAttaaaggaaaaggaagaaTGCATTCTCATAAGCTTATACGGGTAAGATTCACAAGTCCATGCACAGACAATAATTAGTGAAAATGCCAATGAATCATAATCGTCCAACTCCCCAAGCAAGTCCAACCTTGGAGAGGTTTAGGGCTTAAATACGACTTAACTATACCCAAGAATCAACAGTCAAATTTATGGTTTTCATCCTTATACTATACTGAGTTTAGAAACTTAGTCCCTGTAATTGGGCATAATTTGGTCCTCCTACTGTTATTAATGTTATTCCTTAGTTCGAATCACTAACACCTCTAAAAAGTTTGCCATTTAAAAAGAATTCCAGCTCAACCTA
The window above is part of the Gossypium raimondii isolate GPD5lz chromosome 9, ASM2569854v1, whole genome shotgun sequence genome. Proteins encoded here:
- the LOC105800488 gene encoding receptor-like protein kinase FERONIA, with the translated sequence MKNSVATQSFPKLVSLFASLLLLFHLVLAADYVPTEKILLNCGEKSDLSDNDNRKWTPDVGSKFLTGTEKSVTSPASSQDPAVPEVPYMTARVFHSNFTYSFPVVSGRKFVRLYFYANSYDGQNATNALFSVTSGSYTLLKNFSAAQTSEALNYAFVIKEYSINVDGDHLNLTFSPSSTPSNAYAFVNGIEVLSMPDLYSNSDGVPIVGQQVPLTIDNATALENVYRLNVGGSDISPSGDTGLFRSWYDDQPYLFGAAFGVSAAADPNVTIDYGTMATYTAPVNVYTSARSMGPNAPINDNYNLTWLFSIDSGFSYLVRLHFCEFTDNITKINQRVFNIFINNQTAELGFDVIAAAEQVDVPVYRDYVVVVPGSNSQQDLWLALHPNETDKPQYYDAILNGVEIFKINDLNNNLAGPNPIPGPKQDIVDPSLALPSHSGRTKNQTAIIAGGVSGGVILLLVIGFCVVGAARRRRRGKDSSTSDGPSGWLPLSLYGNSHSAGSAKTNTTGSYASSLPSNLCRHFSFAEIKAATKNFDEALVLGVGGFGKVYKGEIDGGTTKVAIKRGNPLSEQGVHEFQTEIEMLSKLRHRHLVSLIGYCEENCEMILVYDYMAYGTLREHLYKTQKPPLPWKQRLEICIGAARGLHYLHTGAKHTIIHRDVKTTNILLDEKWVAKVSDFGLSKTGPTLDHTHVSTVVKGSFGYLDPEYFRRQQLTDKSDVYSFGVVLFEILCARPALNPTLPKEQVSLAEWAAHCHKKGILDQIMDPYLKGKIAPECFKKFAETAMKCVADQGIERPSMGDVLWNLEFALQLQESAEESGKGIDAIDIEEGTYDITCKGKKDVSPGFDGTVTDSRSSGMSTSMSMSIGGRSLASEDSDGLTPSAVFSQIMNPKGR
- the LOC105800490 gene encoding ubiquitin-conjugating enzyme E2-17 kDa, which gives rise to MASKRILKELKDLQKDPPTSCSAGPVAEDMFHWQATIMGPSDSPFAGGVFLVNIHFPPDYPFKPPKVAFRTKVFHPNINSNGSICLDILKEQWSPALTISKVLLSICSLLTDPNPDDPLVPEIAHMYKTDRAKYEATARSWTQKYAMG
- the LOC105800489 gene encoding thioredoxin H-type, whose translation is MGLCFSKGNRADSDQHVEFVGGNVQPVTSKEDWDQKLSEAKRDGKIVIANFSAAWCGPCRMLAPFYCELSEKHPSLMFLLVDVDELTEFSSSWDIQATPTFFFLKDGQQIDKLVGANKPELQKKITAVLDSVK